The window TTGACTACATCCTACGGCAAGAATTGCTGACGAATGAAGAACTGCTAACGTTGCTCAAAGAAGTCTTTATCCCTGTGGGATTTAGAAAGTTTCGCCTAACCGGGGGTGAACCGTTGCTGCGTCCCGGTGTTGTGGACTTGGTGAGTGCGATCGCCTCTCTTCCCCAAACCCAAGATTTAGCCATGACGACCAATGCCTTTTTCCTGGCAGACATGGCACAAGATCTTTATGATGCAGGTTTGCGGCGCATCAACATCAGCCTCGACTCTCTCAACCCAGAAACCTTTGACAAAATTATCGGTAATCGCGGACGTTCCCGTTGGCAGCAAACCTGGGAGGGGATTCAAGCCGCCCACCGCGTCGGTTTTGACCCTCTTAAGCTGAATGTCGTAGTCATTCCGGGCGTTAATGACCAAGAAGTCCTCGATTTAGCCGCCCTCACGATTGACCGCCACTGGCACGTCCGGTTTATCGAGTTTATGCCGATTGGCAATGACAAACT is drawn from Microcoleus sp. AS-A8 and contains these coding sequences:
- the moaA gene encoding GTP 3',8-cyclase MoaA — protein: MNQVDYLRISLIDRCNFRCQYCMPEGAELDYILRQELLTNEELLTLLKEVFIPVGFRKFRLTGGEPLLRPGVVDLVSAIASLPQTQDLAMTTNAFFLADMAQDLYDAGLRRINISLDSLNPETFDKIIGNRGRSRWQQTWEGIQAAHRVGFDPLKLNVVVIPGVNDQEVLDLAALTIDRHWHVRFIEFMPIGNDKLFGERAWVPSEELRQRIREVFGLTESTVCGNGPADIFQIPGALGTLGFISQMSECFCDRCNRMRLSADGWLRPCLLNESNQINLKTALRSGVEPVDLRAQVRHLLMIKPETNFKQRDSGTTGTYTRTMSQIGG